AGCGGGGGGTGCGGGGAAGGGGCGAGCCCACGTGACTCAGAGAAGGCAAGCCATGCCATGtgcaccagccccaccccacttGCAGGCTCTGGCCGGTTTCTGCCGGTTCCACTCACAGGGCCCCACTCCTCACTTCTCGCCCGAACACACCAGTGGGTGACGTCTGCgctccccggccccgccctcctcccatGCACAGGGGGGTCTACTCTCATTGCCCTCgcgcgcaggccccgcccctctctcACGTCCAGCCCAAACTCCACAGCGTGTGACGCCGGGCTCGCCGACCCCGCCCCTTTCCCTCGGCGCGCAGCCCCGCCTACTCCTACGGTCCAACAGGTCCGAGCTGCTTCGGCTCTTCCCGGGGgcgcgcaggccccgcccctctttCGCCTCTAGCCAATCCCGCTCGTTTGTGATGGCTGGGctcacccgccccgccccgcccactcccGAGGCCAGACCGGTTTGCGCTGGCTGCTTCCCAGCGGACTGGCTCCGCCCTGCGCGGCGCGCGCACCCCGCGACTGTGACGCAGGCGTGACGCGAGTGCTGCCGCTCCCGAGGCACTCTGCTGCCACCGCCGAGCTCCGAGGCAACCGTAGCTAGGCCCGTGTCGCCAGGCCCGGGCAGCCACTAGGCCTCCGCCTCCCGCCATGGACGACTACGCGGTCCTCTCGGACGCCGAGCTGGCCGCCGTGCTGCGCCAGTACAACATCCCGCACGGGCCTGTCGTGGGTATGCGGCGGTGGGCggccccctccccttcccgtACCCCCCCTCCCGGGTCCCCTTCTCGGGCCCCCCTCCCGGGCCCCAGCCCGCACTGCGCGCCCCCTCCTGGGACTCCCTCCCCAGGTTTTGGGCCCCCATTCCtgacccccctccttcccctgcgcCCGATGTCTGGCCAGGCTCCACTCGCAAGCTCTACGAAAAGAAAATCTTCGAGTACGAGACTCAGAGGCGAAGGCTCTCGCCCCCGAACTCGTCCACATCCTCATTCTCCTATCGGCTCTCCGGtgaggcccccccaccccagggcgcCACCTGACCACCTGTGGGGACGTGTTTTGCGCTATAGGGAGGATTGGGTTGCGCGGGTGTGGCAGGGACGCTGGCCGCGAGGGGCGTGAGGAAAAGAGCTTGGGGGCAAATGGtcctactccccctcccccattcagaCTCAGATTCGGCAGCATCGGTGGACTCGGATATGTACGATCTGCCCAAGAAAGAGGATGCCTTACTTTATCAGAGCAAGGGTAAGGCAGCAGTGGGATGGGCCCTGACATCAATTCCACTCCCTCAGGGATCCCGGTGTTAGGGAGAACCTGAGACCACAATCCCCACTGTCCCTCACCAGCCCTGGAGGGGAGCAACTGTGTCACAGGCCCCAAATAGGATTCAAATTAGGAccatggggccaggtgggggacaCCACTGCCCCCTCTACTACCACTACCTCCCCTCTTTCCCAAGGCTACAATGATGACTACTATGAGGAGAGCTACATGAGCACCAGAACTTACGGTGAGCCTGATTTTGCGGGCACACCCAAGGGCTTCCGCCAGCCCTCGGCTTCACTCGCAGATGCTGACACCTTTCACCACCAGGTGAGCTAGCTGCCGGGCACCCTGTACTAAGGTACAACCTCAGGGGGTCATAGCTGGGTTTGAATAAATCCAGGGGGCCCCTGGGTGCAAATGGCGCTGTCAGAACCGTTTGACTAGAGCTCATGGGACATGCTTTGCACCCCGGTCTGGGATCTAGGTTTGAGCTCTTTCTGAGAATCCTGGGGCAGAAGGTAGTGTGCATGCAGCCAGGACAATTACTGAGCAAGTGGCAAAGGTCCACGGACATAAGGCCAGGAATTCAGAAGGGTTCTGGagcggggcaggccagccagggtAGTTTGGACTGAGAGAGATGACAGGACCACGCTGACCCTGACAGTGCCTCTTCACCCTGATTCTCTTCTTCAGGTGCGTGAAGACAATTTTTTCTCTTCAGAAGAGGAGGGCAAGAATAGGTGAGTAGTGGGGAAGGCCAGGGGCCAGGATGGATTCTGGGCCCAGATCCTCCTGGCCCATCTGCTCCCCTCTTTGCCTCAGGGAACGCCCTGTGTATGGCCGGGACAGCGCCTACCACAGCATCGCGCACTACCGCCCAGTTTCCAACATCACCAGAAGCTCTCTGGGCATGTCCTATTAtcccaccacctcctccacctcttccATGTCCTCAACTTCATCTTGCTCCCCCTCGTGGCTTGCCCGCCGAGCCATCCGGCCAGAAAAGCAGGCCCCTGGGGCTGGTCTGGGCCCGGACCGCCAGGTCCCACTCTGGGGCCAGCTGATCCTTTTTGTGGTGTTTGCTGCCTTCCTGCTCTTGGTTTACTACTCCATGCAGGCTGAGGACAGCAACCCCTTCTAAGGAAACACCTGAGGGGCCAGCTGGCCTCGTGGCCAGCTGCTCGTGGAAGTGCTGGCCAACTGCCTTAGCAGTATTTgttggggggaggtgggtggggggcttTTCGTGTGTGTTCTAGCTTGTGGGTGCCTTGTCCTACCTTGTCCTGCCTTGGAGGCAGCAGACCTGGGCTCTCTGCAGCATGGTGGGCCTGGGCTGACCTTCCTCCTGACCCTGCTTGCCTCTGACCCTTTAGGGCCCAGGAGGGCAAGACCCTTCTCCTGAAGAGGAGAACATAGTTGTTGTCATTGCATGCCTCCTGTTGTTGTCA
The sequence above is a segment of the Myotis daubentonii chromosome X, mMyoDau2.1, whole genome shotgun sequence genome. Coding sequences within it:
- the EMD gene encoding emerin encodes the protein MDDYAVLSDAELAAVLRQYNIPHGPVVGSTRKLYEKKIFEYETQRRRLSPPNSSTSSFSYRLSDSDSAASVDSDMYDLPKKEDALLYQSKGYNDDYYEESYMSTRTYGEPDFAGTPKGFRQPSASLADADTFHHQVREDNFFSSEEEGKNRERPVYGRDSAYHSIAHYRPVSNITRSSLGMSYYPTTSSTSSMSSTSSCSPSWLARRAIRPEKQAPGAGLGPDRQVPLWGQLILFVVFAAFLLLVYYSMQAEDSNPF